One Dysosmobacter welbionis DNA segment encodes these proteins:
- a CDS encoding ABC transporter ATP-binding protein: MIECKKVSFSYPPNETDIGDRKGHGTLRNIDLSINDGDFVLLCGTSGCGKTTLTRLFNGLIPHYYDGKLEGTVMLDGEDMSGLSLFDISKKVGSVFQNPRSQFFNVDTTSEIAFGCENHGLEEAEIRKRVKLVSEQLNLTNLLDRSVFSLSGGEKQKIACGSAAAVEPDVFVLDEPSSNLDAYSIADFRKLLKILKSQGKTIIIAEHRLYYLYDLADRIIYLSDGEIQGDYTLPEFQLIPAAEKAKMGLRPLGLGEFADIEPASLHSGQGKWKLNHFHFAYKKQPETLSLENIELPAGNVTAVIGHNGAGKTTLSRCLCGLEKRCKGILQKDGTSYSSKQRLKLCYMVMQDVNHQLFTESVLEEVLLSMPGKDSDESPENVAKAEAILTEMDLLPYKACHPMGLSGGQKQRVAIASAIASERPVILFDEPTSGLDLFHMRQVADSVKELADSGKTIVIVTHDPEFILRCCNYVIHLENGRLEESYFLQNTEGRERLFNFFMMEGGGGNQTV; the protein is encoded by the coding sequence ATGATCGAATGTAAAAAAGTTTCTTTTTCCTACCCTCCAAATGAAACTGACATTGGGGACAGGAAAGGACACGGAACATTAAGAAATATTGACCTGTCTATTAACGACGGGGATTTTGTACTGCTCTGCGGAACATCGGGCTGCGGTAAAACCACACTGACACGGCTGTTTAACGGACTGATTCCTCATTATTACGATGGAAAGCTGGAAGGCACTGTCATGCTTGATGGAGAAGATATGAGCGGGCTTTCCCTGTTTGATATATCAAAAAAAGTGGGTTCTGTTTTTCAGAATCCACGTTCTCAATTTTTTAATGTGGATACGACCAGCGAAATTGCCTTTGGATGTGAAAACCATGGATTGGAAGAAGCAGAAATCCGAAAGCGGGTAAAGCTGGTCTCAGAGCAGTTGAACCTTACAAATCTGCTGGACAGAAGTGTTTTCTCCCTTTCCGGTGGGGAAAAGCAAAAAATCGCCTGTGGATCTGCCGCCGCTGTGGAACCGGATGTATTTGTTTTGGACGAGCCATCTTCCAACCTTGACGCCTATTCCATCGCTGATTTTCGGAAACTGTTAAAAATATTGAAGTCACAGGGCAAAACAATTATTATTGCGGAGCACCGGCTCTACTATCTTTATGATCTGGCAGACAGGATCATATATTTAAGCGACGGGGAAATACAAGGGGATTATACTTTGCCGGAATTTCAGTTGATTCCGGCGGCGGAAAAAGCTAAAATGGGATTACGGCCTCTTGGCCTGGGTGAGTTTGCAGACATTGAGCCTGCCAGTCTACATTCAGGGCAGGGGAAATGGAAACTGAACCACTTCCATTTCGCATACAAGAAACAGCCGGAAACGCTTTCTCTGGAAAATATAGAGCTTCCTGCCGGAAATGTAACGGCGGTCATCGGGCACAATGGAGCCGGAAAAACGACACTATCCCGTTGCTTATGCGGATTGGAAAAAAGATGTAAAGGTATCCTCCAAAAAGATGGTACTTCCTATTCAAGCAAACAGCGACTGAAGCTATGCTATATGGTCATGCAGGATGTAAACCATCAGCTTTTTACAGAGAGCGTTTTAGAGGAAGTCCTGTTAAGTATGCCGGGAAAAGATTCGGATGAATCGCCTGAAAATGTGGCAAAGGCAGAGGCTATCTTGACAGAAATGGATTTGCTTCCGTACAAAGCCTGCCATCCCATGGGGCTTTCGGGAGGGCAAAAACAACGTGTGGCGATTGCTTCTGCGATTGCCTCTGAACGTCCGGTTATACTATTTGACGAACCTACCAGCGGCCTTGATCTTTTTCACATGAGGCAGGTAGCCGATTCAGTCAAAGAACTTGCCGATTCAGGAAAAACCATTGTGATTGTGACCCATGATCCTGAATTTATACTCAGGTGCTGCAATTATGTGATCCATCTGGAAAACGGCAGATTGGAGGAAAGCTATTTCCTCCAGAATACGGAAGGACGGGAACGGTTATTTAATTTCTTTATGATGGAAGGAGGCGGCGGAAATCAAACTGTTTGA
- a CDS encoding ATP-binding protein yields MIEQLIAEATECDFKVALETKKPKSWLKSVSAFSNGIGGTLFFGVSDDREPIGLSDVQKDAEAISRLIKERITPLPQFILKPLQEDGKNLLALEVSPGRSTPYYYKADGVMEAYIRVGNESVIAPDYIVNELILKGTNQSFDTLTTDAVKKDYSFTLLEATYLERTGLRFEPSDYVSFGLTDKNGLLTNAGKLMTDQHTVYNSRMFCTRWNGLEKGSIFDDALDDKEYEGNLIYLLNSGSEFIRNNSKVRFVKKAQYRVDKPDYAERAVTETLVNALIHRDYIVLGSEIHIDMFDDRVEITSPGGMFGGGSIQEYDIYSIRSMRRNPVIADLFHRMKYMERRGSGLRKIVSETEKLPGYTAAYKPEFSSTATDFRVILKNVNYHLSQKDLVSDQDCDQVSDQDKSQDILHAVLDFCITEKSKQEICSFIGYRNLTYFTRKYLNPLLASGQLKMTIPDKPNSRKQKYITVRSE; encoded by the coding sequence ATGATAGAACAGCTCATTGCTGAAGCAACCGAATGTGATTTCAAAGTTGCTCTCGAAACAAAAAAGCCAAAAAGCTGGTTAAAAAGTGTCAGTGCCTTTTCCAATGGGATCGGCGGCACTCTGTTTTTCGGAGTCTCTGATGACCGGGAGCCTATCGGCTTGTCAGATGTTCAAAAGGATGCTGAAGCGATCAGCCGCTTAATCAAAGAACGAATCACACCATTACCTCAGTTCATCTTAAAACCATTACAGGAAGATGGTAAAAATCTATTAGCTCTGGAGGTTTCTCCCGGCCGCAGCACCCCATATTATTACAAGGCAGACGGCGTGATGGAAGCATATATCCGTGTTGGAAATGAAAGCGTAATTGCCCCTGATTACATTGTGAATGAACTGATCTTAAAGGGAACCAATCAGTCCTTTGATACCCTAACAACAGACGCGGTAAAAAAGGATTACAGCTTTACACTTCTGGAAGCAACCTATCTGGAACGGACCGGTCTCCGCTTTGAGCCATCCGATTATGTTTCCTTCGGTTTGACTGATAAAAATGGACTCCTGACCAATGCCGGAAAACTCATGACCGATCAGCACACGGTTTATAACTCCCGTATGTTCTGTACCCGGTGGAATGGCTTGGAAAAAGGCTCTATCTTTGATGATGCGCTGGACGATAAAGAATACGAGGGAAATTTGATTTATTTACTGAACAGCGGCAGTGAATTTATTCGCAATAATTCCAAAGTCCGTTTTGTCAAAAAGGCACAGTATCGTGTAGACAAGCCGGATTATGCTGAACGAGCTGTGACAGAGACTCTTGTTAATGCGCTTATCCATCGTGATTATATTGTGCTTGGCAGCGAAATCCATATTGATATGTTTGATGATCGGGTGGAAATCACATCTCCGGGCGGTATGTTTGGCGGCGGCTCAATTCAGGAATACGATATTTACAGTATCCGTTCCATGCGACGAAACCCTGTGATTGCTGACCTGTTCCACCGCATGAAGTACATGGAACGCCGTGGAAGTGGCCTACGCAAAATCGTCAGTGAAACTGAAAAGCTGCCTGGATACACAGCGGCATATAAGCCTGAATTTTCCTCAACAGCAACAGATTTCAGAGTTATTTTGAAAAATGTGAATTACCATCTTAGTCAGAAAGACTTAGTCAGTGACCAAGATTGTGACCAAGTTAGTGATCAAGATAAATCACAGGACATCCTACACGCAGTCTTGGATTTTTGTATAACAGAAAAAAGCAAACAAGAAATTTGCTCGTTTATTGGTTATCGAAATCTCACTTATTTTACAAGAAAATATTTGAATCCTCTACTGGCAAGTGGCCAGCTTAAAATGACTATTCCAGATAAGCCAAACAGTCGAAAACAAAAATATATTACAGTTCGTTCCGAATAA
- a CDS encoding energy-coupling factor transporter transmembrane component T produces the protein MRRELLASKKKETGLSLDPRTKLALLVTIALFVLSGGGGAVSKQFAPILAAVPLILLLTEKSWKGSVIYFVLYGGSYILQLWALPHLSGLPNFLVVAICGFFMRFVPGIMMGYITVRTTTVSEFVASMKKLHLPEQIIIPMSVIFRFFPTVVEEYNAIGDAMKMRGIRFGGGKASAMLEYRLVPVIMCSVKIGEELNAAALTRGLGGPVKRTNICEIGFHVQDVFFLLLCVVAFAIPIVTMITGR, from the coding sequence ATGCGCCGTGAATTGTTAGCAAGCAAAAAAAAGGAAACCGGCCTGTCGTTAGACCCTCGGACAAAGTTGGCATTGCTTGTCACGATTGCCCTCTTTGTCTTGAGCGGCGGAGGTGGGGCTGTTTCTAAACAGTTTGCTCCTATTTTGGCTGCTGTTCCATTGATCCTGCTGCTCACGGAAAAATCGTGGAAGGGATCGGTTATCTATTTTGTTTTATATGGCGGCAGCTATATATTGCAACTATGGGCGCTCCCCCACCTGTCCGGCCTTCCTAACTTTCTTGTTGTTGCAATCTGCGGTTTCTTTATGCGGTTTGTGCCGGGGATTATGATGGGATACATCACGGTCAGGACAACGACGGTCAGCGAGTTTGTTGCCTCCATGAAGAAGCTGCATTTACCGGAGCAGATCATCATTCCTATGTCCGTGATATTCCGATTTTTCCCTACTGTTGTAGAAGAATATAATGCCATAGGGGACGCTATGAAAATGAGAGGAATCCGTTTTGGCGGGGGCAAAGCCAGTGCAATGCTGGAATACAGGCTTGTCCCTGTTATCATGTGTTCCGTCAAGATCGGGGAAGAATTAAATGCAGCAGCCCTGACAAGAGGATTGGGCGGTCCGGTCAAGAGGACAAACATCTGCGAAATCGGCTTTCATGTGCAGGATGTTTTTTTCCTGCTGCTATGTGTGGTGGCTTTTGCAATTCCTATTGTCACGATGATTACAGGGAGGTAG
- a CDS encoding helix-turn-helix domain-containing protein translates to MPIDDLTALGQKMREARKNKELTQQELSDLSHVSVKQIANIEKGKMNPSYLILRALAKVLHISLDTLINPDISLEDEGVNQMKMLYSSCPPEMRDTLLHHTQETMKELTELSEKFEMN, encoded by the coding sequence ATGCCGATTGATGATTTAACTGCTTTAGGGCAAAAAATGCGGGAAGCCAGAAAGAATAAAGAACTGACACAACAGGAACTTTCCGATCTAAGCCATGTTTCTGTAAAGCAAATTGCCAATATCGAAAAAGGGAAAATGAACCCGTCCTATTTGATTTTGAGAGCATTGGCAAAAGTCCTGCACATCTCTTTAGATACGCTTATAAATCCAGATATTTCTCTGGAGGATGAGGGTGTCAATCAGATGAAAATGCTTTATTCCAGCTGTCCGCCAGAAATGCGTGACACCCTGTTGCATCACACCCAGGAAACGATGAAAGAGCTAACAGAGTTGTCCGAGAAATTTGAAATGAATTGA
- a CDS encoding CD1845 family protein produces MKILKCLLMIVTAPVILVLTLFVWLCMGLIYISGLVLGLLSTVIALLGVAVLITYSPQNGVILLVIAFLISPMGLPLAAIWLLGKVQSLKFAIQDWVYG; encoded by the coding sequence ATGAAGATTTTGAAATGCCTGCTGATGATTGTAACTGCACCGGTCATTTTGGTGTTGACGCTTTTTGTCTGGCTCTGCATGGGGCTGATCTACATATCCGGTCTGGTGCTTGGTCTGCTCAGCACGGTAATTGCTCTGCTTGGCGTGGCTGTGCTTATTACCTATTCCCCGCAGAATGGTGTGATTTTGCTGGTTATAGCTTTTTTGATTAGCCCGATGGGGCTGCCGCTGGCTGCGATCTGGCTGCTGGGCAAGGTACAGAGTTTGAAATTTGCAATCCAGGATTGGGTGTATGGGTAA
- a CDS encoding ABC transporter ATP-binding protein: MKQQKDNWVKILFSFAAPCKGKMALSVFCAILSVAGGFIPFWAVYEILLAFINQNVTLNGILIWCLVGAAGYLLRVACHGISTILAHISAYTILEGIRLKIADRLMKAPLGEVMGRRIGYLKNIIMDKVEDLEPPLAHMIPELTSNLLLPVAIFIWMLVIDWRMGLAVLIAPVLAMIPMFFLMRNYNSQYAAYMEANNHVNSIIIEYVEGIEVVKAFNQSTSSYEKFVNAVQSFKEFTLAWFKSTWKSMNLMMAIMPTTLLGVLPVGLLLVQNGSISPAELAMGIILSLSIVGPLMKATTFINEAKSMEYAVEAANELLNLPVLPDSGKIVSIPHNDIALKHVTFSYDGSEQNEVLHDVNLELPEGSFTALVGPSGGGKSTIARLIARFWDVTGGNITIGGKNIKELSIRQLSELVSFVTQDNFLFNCSLKENIRLGNPNATDEEVYAAAKAACCDEFIVRLDKGYDTPAGDAGKRLSGGEKQRIAIARAILKNAPIVILDEATAFTDPQNEDKIQKSIMALSKGKTLLVIAHRLSTIQNADQIVVLKKGRIVDCGKQKELLKRCPLYADMWKAHIGAKNWSVSEKKEVAAHV, from the coding sequence ATGAAGCAGCAAAAAGATAATTGGGTGAAAATTCTGTTTTCCTTCGCTGCACCATGCAAGGGGAAAATGGCTCTTTCGGTATTCTGCGCCATTCTGAGCGTTGCAGGAGGGTTTATTCCTTTTTGGGCTGTATATGAAATCCTGCTGGCATTTATCAATCAGAATGTGACCCTGAATGGCATTCTGATTTGGTGTCTGGTTGGAGCAGCGGGCTACCTGCTGCGGGTTGCCTGCCATGGAATCTCTACGATCCTGGCGCATATTTCAGCCTATACCATTTTGGAAGGAATCCGGCTTAAAATTGCAGACCGGCTGATGAAAGCTCCCCTTGGCGAAGTGATGGGGCGGCGGATCGGCTATCTGAAAAATATCATCATGGATAAGGTTGAGGACTTAGAGCCGCCTTTGGCACACATGATCCCGGAATTGACCTCTAACCTCCTACTCCCTGTTGCAATTTTTATCTGGATGCTGGTTATCGACTGGCGCATGGGATTGGCGGTTCTGATTGCTCCGGTGCTGGCCATGATTCCTATGTTTTTCCTTATGAGGAACTATAACAGCCAGTACGCCGCTTATATGGAGGCAAATAACCACGTCAACAGTATTATTATCGAGTATGTGGAAGGTATCGAGGTTGTAAAGGCCTTTAACCAAAGCACAAGCTCCTATGAAAAATTTGTTAATGCTGTCCAGTCGTTCAAAGAGTTTACCTTGGCATGGTTTAAGAGTACATGGAAATCGATGAACCTTATGATGGCGATTATGCCCACAACGCTCCTGGGGGTTCTTCCTGTCGGCCTTTTGCTGGTGCAGAATGGAAGTATCTCCCCTGCGGAGCTTGCAATGGGGATTATCCTTTCCCTCAGCATTGTTGGACCGTTGATGAAAGCAACCACTTTCATTAACGAAGCAAAGTCTATGGAATATGCAGTAGAGGCGGCAAATGAACTTTTGAACCTGCCTGTACTGCCGGATTCAGGGAAAATCGTATCTATTCCTCACAATGATATTGCGTTGAAGCATGTAACCTTTTCCTATGACGGTTCCGAGCAAAATGAAGTGTTGCATGATGTGAACCTGGAATTGCCAGAGGGAAGTTTTACGGCACTTGTAGGACCGTCTGGCGGCGGTAAATCAACGATTGCCCGTCTGATTGCAAGGTTTTGGGACGTGACAGGCGGCAACATTACCATTGGGGGGAAGAATATCAAAGAGTTGTCTATACGCCAGCTTTCCGAACTGGTCAGTTTTGTGACGCAGGATAACTTCCTGTTTAATTGCTCCCTGAAAGAAAACATCCGTCTTGGAAATCCAAACGCCACAGATGAAGAAGTATATGCGGCGGCGAAAGCGGCCTGCTGTGATGAATTTATTGTGCGTTTGGACAAAGGATATGATACCCCTGCCGGTGATGCCGGAAAGAGGCTGTCCGGCGGCGAAAAACAGCGAATTGCGATTGCGAGGGCGATCCTCAAAAATGCCCCGATTGTTATTTTGGATGAAGCGACAGCATTTACTGACCCGCAGAACGAAGATAAAATTCAGAAATCTATCATGGCGTTATCAAAGGGTAAAACTCTTCTTGTGATCGCCCACCGCCTTTCCACCATTCAGAACGCAGATCAGATTGTCGTGTTGAAAAAAGGCCGGATTGTGGATTGCGGAAAGCAGAAAGAATTGTTGAAGCGGTGTCCGCTTTATGCGGATATGTGGAAAGCCCACATCGGGGCGAAGAATTGGTCTGTGAGTGAAAAGAAGGAGGTGGCCGCTCATGTTTAA
- a CDS encoding relaxase/mobilization nuclease domain-containing protein translates to MATTRIMPLHVGKGRTESRAISDIIDYVANPQKTDNGKLITSYACDSRTADAEFLLAKRQYIAATGRVRGADDVIAYHVRQSFRPGEITPEEANRLGVEFAKRFTKGKHAFVVCTHIDKSHIHNHIIWSSVSLEYDRKFRNFWGSTKAVRRLSDTICIENGLSIVENPKPHGKSYNKWLGDQAKPSHRELLRVAIDNALSQSPANFEELLKLLQESGCEVSKRGKSYRLKLPGWEKAARMDSLGEGYGLEDLQAVLSGKKTHTPRKKTVTQAVPPKVNLLVDIQAKLQAGKGAGYARWAKVFNLKQMAQTMNYLSEHNLLEYAVLEEKAAAATAHHNELSAQIKAAEKRMAEIAVLRTHIVNYAKTREVYVAYRKAGYSKKFREEHEEEILLHQAAKNAFDEMGVKKLPKVKELQTEYAKLLEEKKKTYAEYRRSREEMRELLTAKANVDRVLKMEVEQDVEKEKDHGQR, encoded by the coding sequence ATGGCAACTACAAGAATCATGCCGCTTCATGTCGGCAAAGGCCGCACAGAGAGTCGGGCGATCAGTGACATCATCGACTATGTAGCAAATCCACAGAAAACAGATAACGGCAAACTTATTACCAGTTATGCGTGCGACAGCCGGACTGCGGATGCAGAATTCCTTCTGGCAAAGCGGCAGTACATTGCCGCTACCGGACGGGTGCGCGGCGCAGATGATGTGATAGCCTATCATGTGCGCCAGTCCTTCCGCCCTGGTGAGATTACCCCGGAAGAAGCAAACCGGCTGGGCGTAGAATTTGCAAAGCGTTTTACTAAAGGCAAACATGCCTTTGTGGTCTGCACTCACATAGACAAGTCGCACATTCATAATCACATTATCTGGTCATCGGTCAGCTTAGAATATGACCGGAAATTCCGAAACTTTTGGGGCAGCACCAAGGCGGTTCGCCGGTTAAGTGATACAATCTGCATTGAAAACGGACTGTCCATTGTAGAGAATCCGAAACCTCACGGAAAAAGCTATAACAAGTGGCTGGGAGATCAGGCAAAGCCCTCTCATCGAGAGCTGCTGCGTGTGGCGATTGACAACGCATTATCACAAAGTCCTGCTAATTTTGAGGAGCTGCTGAAGCTGCTGCAAGAGTCCGGCTGTGAGGTATCAAAGCGTGGAAAATCGTATCGTCTGAAGCTCCCCGGTTGGGAGAAAGCAGCCCGTATGGACAGCCTGGGCGAAGGATATGGATTGGAAGATTTACAGGCAGTTCTTTCTGGGAAGAAAACGCATACCCCACGAAAGAAAACGGTCACACAGGCAGTGCCGCCGAAGGTCAATCTGCTGGTGGACATTCAGGCAAAATTGCAGGCTGGAAAAGGCGCTGGCTATGCTCGATGGGCTAAGGTGTTCAACCTCAAACAGATGGCGCAGACCATGAATTACCTGTCAGAGCATAACCTGCTGGAGTATGCGGTTTTGGAAGAAAAGGCTGCGGCTGCCACGGCACATCACAATGAACTTTCGGCGCAGATCAAAGCGGCTGAAAAGCGCATGGCAGAGATCGCTGTTCTGCGTACTCACATCGTAAATTATGCCAAAACCCGTGAGGTCTATGTGGCATACCGCAAGGCGGGTTACTCTAAGAAATTCAGGGAAGAACATGAGGAAGAAATTCTGCTCCACCAAGCTGCTAAGAATGCCTTTGATGAGATGGGCGTCAAGAAGCTGCCAAAGGTCAAAGAGTTGCAGACAGAGTATGCGAAATTGCTGGAAGAAAAGAAAAAGACCTATGCCGAGTACCGGCGTTCCCGTGAAGAAATGCGGGAGCTTTTAACGGCAAAGGCCAATGTGGATCGGGTCCTGAAAATGGAGGTAGAACAGGATGTTGAAAAAGAAAAAGACCACGGCCAGCGGTAA
- a CDS encoding MptD family putative ECF transporter S component, with product MNKLQGKDLINVGIFTAIYFVVMMAIAMLGFIPIFLPLLIVLVPLIGGIVMMLYYSKVQKFGMVSLTGLICGILMLLTGMGYWSIITGAVFGVLADLVLKSGDYKSAKKGIISHGVFSMWIIGNYIPIVATRDSYYQQLISGYGQEYADSIMSYISAYTLPLLLIAGFVCGVIGGVIGQKIFKKHFKRAGIA from the coding sequence ATGAATAAACTACAAGGAAAAGACCTTATCAATGTTGGAATCTTCACTGCGATCTATTTTGTGGTGATGATGGCGATTGCCATGCTGGGATTTATCCCTATTTTTCTTCCGCTTCTGATCGTGCTGGTTCCGCTGATTGGCGGAATCGTAATGATGCTGTATTATTCTAAAGTCCAGAAGTTTGGAATGGTATCGCTGACAGGACTGATCTGCGGTATTTTAATGTTGCTGACCGGCATGGGGTATTGGAGCATTATTACCGGTGCCGTGTTCGGTGTCCTGGCTGATCTTGTTTTGAAATCCGGCGATTATAAGAGTGCAAAAAAAGGAATCATATCGCATGGTGTTTTTTCTATGTGGATCATCGGAAACTACATCCCCATTGTTGCAACACGGGACAGCTACTATCAGCAGCTAATCAGCGGTTATGGACAAGAGTATGCAGATTCCATTATGAGCTATATCTCGGCATATACGCTCCCCCTTCTTTTGATTGCCGGGTTCGTTTGCGGCGTGATCGGCGGTGTGATCGGCCAGAAAATTTTCAAAAAGCACTTTAAGCGTGCGGGTATTGCATAA
- a CDS encoding IS110 family transposase, giving the protein MGISKPAGLKSPCGEVKIVNPLFVGIDVSSKNNVAYLMKPDGSKHSSFSVQNNLGGAKLLSERIVSALGSMQLERVVIGLEATSIYGDSLVYALREDGRLGRFQRKIHVLNPKQVRKFKEAYSDLPKNDWVDAFVIADHLRFGRINREVYMDDYRYKALQTLTRARFDVIQNLTREKQRFANYLFLKCSGMAQDKDIQNTSATTIALMEHFETVDDLANADLEELTAFITETGRGKFADPDATAKAVRAAAKGSYRLPKTVNDTVNQAMAVSIASMRALKGQVKVLDKAIEQQFEIIPNTLTSIPGIGKVYSAGIIAEIGDIHRFDSQASVAKYAGLVWNRSQSGDFEAEHSRMIKSGNRYLRYYLLEAANSVRRCDSEFRRYYDLKFKEVNKYQHKRALALTARKLVRLVFRLLKDNRLYIPPEG; this is encoded by the coding sequence ATGGGTATCTCAAAGCCTGCTGGCCTGAAATCTCCATGCGGGGAGGTGAAAATTGTGAATCCACTATTCGTTGGCATTGATGTGAGCAGCAAGAACAATGTGGCCTACCTGATGAAACCGGACGGCAGCAAACACTCCAGCTTCTCCGTGCAGAATAACCTTGGCGGTGCTAAACTGTTATCAGAGAGAATCGTATCGGCACTTGGCTCCATGCAGCTTGAGCGTGTGGTGATTGGCCTGGAGGCCACCTCCATCTACGGGGACAGCCTAGTCTATGCTCTTCGTGAGGATGGCCGCTTGGGGCGGTTTCAGAGGAAAATCCATGTTCTAAATCCAAAGCAGGTGCGGAAATTCAAGGAAGCCTATTCTGACCTGCCAAAGAACGACTGGGTGGACGCCTTTGTGATTGCCGACCATCTCCGTTTCGGCAGAATCAACAGGGAGGTCTACATGGACGATTACCGCTACAAAGCCCTGCAAACCCTTACCAGAGCCAGATTTGATGTCATCCAAAACTTGACCCGGGAGAAGCAGCGGTTCGCCAACTACTTATTCCTCAAATGCTCCGGCATGGCCCAGGACAAAGACATTCAGAACACCAGCGCCACCACCATCGCACTCATGGAACACTTTGAAACCGTGGATGACTTGGCGAATGCCGACCTGGAGGAACTGACTGCCTTTATTACTGAAACAGGCCGTGGCAAATTTGCTGACCCGGATGCTACCGCCAAGGCAGTTCGGGCTGCAGCCAAAGGCTCCTATCGGCTGCCCAAAACAGTAAACGACACTGTAAACCAAGCAATGGCTGTTTCTATTGCCTCCATGCGCGCCTTGAAAGGGCAGGTCAAAGTATTAGATAAGGCCATTGAACAGCAGTTTGAAATCATTCCGAACACTTTGACCTCCATCCCCGGTATTGGCAAGGTCTACTCCGCCGGTATCATTGCTGAGATTGGTGATATCCACCGTTTTGATTCCCAAGCCTCGGTTGCCAAATACGCCGGCCTTGTCTGGAACAGGAGCCAGTCTGGCGACTTCGAGGCCGAACACTCCAGAATGATTAAATCCGGCAACCGCTATCTCCGCTACTACCTGCTGGAAGCCGCCAACTCCGTGAGAAGATGCGACTCCGAGTTCCGGCGTTACTATGACCTCAAATTCAAAGAGGTCAACAAGTACCAGCATAAACGCGCACTCGCTTTAACTGCCAGAAAACTGGTCCGGTTGGTCTTTCGGCTGCTAAAGGACAACCGCCTGTATATCCCGCCGGAGGGCTGA
- a CDS encoding AraC family transcriptional regulator, with the protein MTAHKIFDGAFVMYSDMHLKECTSYFQSSTDSSLLYIDHCREGRIESEIGNNAYSYLQEHEMRVDDRRSHSGRFCFPLCHYHGMTLGFDLDIAVPALKDFFGGFSVDLYELQKKYCNDKKPFVIHNEPGIEHIFSELYFVPQQIKGDYYKVKAMELLLYLDALQFSDSKEDRPYFYKGQVEKIKAIHDLITANLQEHYTMDELAERFQISLTGMKTCFKEIFGDSMYSYLRRYRMNVAATMLRQDSQKGIAEIAGAVGYESPSKFATAFRQVIGQTPMEYRKSFF; encoded by the coding sequence ATGACAGCCCACAAAATTTTTGATGGCGCTTTTGTGATGTATAGCGATATGCACCTGAAAGAATGTACCTCCTACTTTCAGAGTAGTACGGACAGTTCGCTTCTCTATATAGACCATTGCAGGGAGGGACGGATCGAAAGCGAGATTGGCAATAATGCGTATAGCTATTTGCAAGAGCATGAGATGCGTGTGGATGACCGGCGTTCCCATTCGGGACGGTTCTGCTTTCCACTCTGCCACTATCATGGGATGACCCTGGGATTTGATCTGGACATTGCTGTGCCGGCGCTGAAAGACTTTTTTGGCGGATTTTCTGTTGATTTGTACGAGCTTCAAAAAAAGTATTGCAATGACAAGAAACCGTTTGTGATTCATAATGAGCCAGGAATTGAACATATTTTTTCAGAGCTTTACTTTGTCCCGCAGCAGATCAAAGGTGACTACTATAAAGTAAAAGCCATGGAGCTGCTTTTATATCTGGACGCTTTGCAGTTTTCTGATTCCAAAGAAGATCGCCCTTATTTCTATAAAGGGCAGGTAGAAAAAATCAAAGCGATCCATGATCTTATTACGGCAAATTTGCAGGAGCATTACACGATGGATGAATTAGCTGAACGATTCCAGATTTCATTGACGGGGATGAAAACCTGCTTTAAGGAAATATTCGGAGATTCCATGTATTCCTATCTTCGCCGTTATCGGATGAACGTTGCTGCCACAATGCTCCGGCAGGATTCCCAAAAAGGGATTGCGGAAATTGCCGGAGCTGTGGGATATGAAAGCCCCAGTAAATTTGCAACAGCTTTCCGGCAGGTGATAGGGCAGACGCCGATGGAATACCGAAAATCTTTTTTCTAA